The Silene latifolia isolate original U9 population unplaced genomic scaffold, ASM4854445v1 scaffold_248, whole genome shotgun sequence region ATACATCAACATTTCAAGCTGACATGAAAATCAGCTAGCCATGAAACTAATTACAGATTACATAAGCTTCTCAAGCCAACTACGATCTCTCCTTGACATTGTGCCCTTGCATTGctgttgaattttagctcgaactTCAAACCGAATCGGTTTGGACAACCTGCGGAGCTTGGATTTGCAATTCATGTCTGCTGCCATTTCGTTGCCTCCAAATATGGTAAGTAACAGCATTCAGAATGCTATTAATGATTCCAACTTTCAGTCTGGACAATCTAGCATTCCTCCTCCAATCCTGGTCTCTAGTTTCAGGCAATGAGTAACCAGTCCATTCACGAATCAAAGCAAACACTGCCTTGCTGTACTGACATTTAAAAAACAGATGCTGCGTGGTTTCTTCCTCACTTCCACAGATGCAACAGAGATTATCATTAGCAATGTTGAGTCTAAAGAGCTTGTCCTTAGTGTTAAGACCCCGATGATGATACATCCAGGCTATAATTGAGTGTTTAGGGACAATCCACTTATTCCAAACCTGATGATGCCACTCTATATCTGGAATAGAGTGATGTAGCCAAGCATACCCTTTAGCAATGGAATACTCTTTACCAGGGCAGGAGCTCCATTCATTACGACCGTAGCGGCCGCATCTCGATTTCGAGTCTACAAACCTTCTTCCAAGTCCAACTTGCTGCATTAGGACATTGATAATTATCCCAGGTAGTCCCTCTCATGTATATACTATGGACCCATTGAACCCAAAGTTTGTTAGGGTGAGCATGGATCCACCAAAGAAGCTTACCAATTGCAGCTTTATTCCACATGACTTCATTCTTAAGTCCCAGACCTCCCTGCCTTTTTCCATTACAAATTTTATACCAAGCCACTGTAGGGGTCTTAAAGTATTCAGAGCTTCCACACCACAGGAAGTTCCTACATAAAGCCGCGAAACAATACTTTTATCTCAATATCGATTCCAAACAAATATaactaactcaataaccatggtcacactggaccgtaacaCATAACTCGGCACAACGGCCCCAATAACTCAATACCAATTACCAAtattcatctcaatttcaatattgatattgtcaaaggttcaaagaaccatgctcaacacttagaataaaactctaagctactcacccacgagtcgagATCAAAGAGTACGACAACTAAAATACAATACGAGACCAAAAGATCAATTGCTAAACCAATTCTTAATTTGTCAAcgtacaaccatcaaaataaaTTCTCAATACATTAGTAGAATACGTAAACATTATGGCCCATCAATCCATCATTATCTAAAGCTTCACAAGTAACATCTAATTCACATAACCTCgaacaatattaataatattaggatcggtagaatcgtgttaccttatgaaacgaatcaaaccgagaaaggcctcatttcacccggttttggacctcgtCACAATTTGAGGTCTAACACCAAAACCGTCTAAGAAGTCATGGCTCCAACCATCCTAATTCTCATCTtgagtgagtttgggacgtttttgtgtaggatcttttatctccTAGAGCTACCATTCAGATTTTAATTGAAGAAACATTGCAAAGGTACAAgggacccggttttgaacaatgagctaaatgtcgctatcaatctttcttcttttgttcccacaaagctcaagggactttttGGCTGCAGCATGGGAGTCTTACACGGTTTCTCAAGCCCccaatcagtccatataatcataaataagaagttgagctacaaacaaggaagattggactattagtttactttctttgctttatgtcattttcatTTCAGCATTGTTATagtccttggctgccgtttttttTGGTCTTTAGCTGCTCATTTTGTGGCCCTTTGATACaactagtaatcaagggtcaagcttgtaagccttggtctatataaaccaagctaggcACTTGAGAaacttcagatttgaatgaacattaatacaagtgaaaacctagttttttCTCTTAtaattctttgcttagtgctaaaagaccctcctttgcttagtgctaggggctgagtaagttcattgctttgtgcttgaacaaACTGTTagtcttaaactttggctttgtgcttggtttaaGTCATATCCCAACACTCAATCCTTAGCATTTTGCAATCGTTTTAGCACGCAATTTCTGTCCAAATTCGAGTCTTAGTAGTTttattccaaattggttatcagagctttggttaacaacacaaaagcctttctttgtgagttcattataccctaaccacattaaaaacgcaagaaacaaccatgagtgaggaaaggcttgctggaattgaaacacaagttactcaacgttctgaaaaatgtgatttgttgctagattctttaaatgttatcatggctaatattccaacaccaccaccaagaagaggacaaccacctagaggcaggggtagaggccgtggcctcatgggaggaggacgagctcatggtggccgtGAGGAAGAGGAGCTTTCAGATTCGGAGGAATCCATGGCCGAGGCCTTTcatggagagcccaacaaagacttaaaggtagaaattcctgattttcatggtagtttaaaccccgaggatttgttagattggtttaggaccattgaaagagtctttgagtttaaaggttattcagatagcaaagcttttaaagttgcaatcttgaaactcaaaggttatgcctccctttggtatgagaacttaaaaaatcagagaagaagggatggtaaggaacctattaagtcttggttaaaactgaaaaagaagcttaatgagaagtttatacctaaagagtacactcaagacattttcattaagctcacacaacttaaacaagaccaacaaccacatgagtcatatcttagagactttgaacaacttaccttgCAATGTGACCTCAATGAAAAGCCCGAACAAAagattgctagatttgttgaaggtttAGATACTAAGATTcctcatagggttagaatgcaacaagtatggtcctttgatgaacctgttaatttggctttaagggttgagaaattgggtaaggggaaggctacaaccaccaaaccaaccGCCAAAACAGCCACCTTTAAACCCCAACCGGTTTCAAAATTATtgaaccaccctctcaaaacaaaGCCCCCATACTTGACAAAGGAAAGACAgccgaaacctcacaaaaaaagaccatgcctctcaaaaaatgttaccaattccaaggttatggtcactttgccaaagaatgcccaaccaagagagcccttagtagctttgaagtggttcattggggtgatgatgagatccttgtgtgtgatgaggatgaGGGAGGGACGGATCATGAGGAGGCTGATGTGGGTATGCCGGATGCAGGTCTTAGTttggttacttggagagtgatgcatacTGATGCCtatcgttgtgtgcaccaaaaataatatttataatttccaaactacaactagaaagcggtagtaagggtcgatccgcagagaggtagggagttctaattgttttaattttagtttatGAAGTAACAATTTGAGGGGGTTTGGATTGATAAataactaaactaaatgcaaataaaaataaataagacaataaaaataggcaataaaaataaaagatgTGAACAAATAATGAAAAGGAGCTAGGATGGTCGGATCACtacagctacgatggcacataagtctaggtaagtctcgaaatacagtcgtgggtgatgggtgtgacaagtcctctcggtccaagtcaactaataacccctctcggtctatgctattagcccctaggtgtcactaatgctaactttcgttctagactagtgatcctaatgcctaaattacattatctttcgaactagcaatttagccgtcttcATTCATTaatttaagtccttccctatctttcgatctacgggttggtcaaaactaagcatctaacaagtctccgctaggtctcattgatagatattgtaCTTAACGagtcaaacgaagcaaatcagactcgaagttggtcgatcgaccagctaccccagtcgatcgaccaaccgacttagtcgatcgaccagataagccagtcggtcgaccaagccctagtccgagggtaacctattctaatgccatctacgctaatagctcgcctacatcctagcaaaggtgatttagctacacatactaacaaaatgataacaacaatgaaattgaattaaagcataagaattcatagttgaaataattaaacaaataactaacatgaatcaATAATACGGCTTTGGGAatcctaactagcaattctatactacgaattaAAGCAGCGAGTATTAAACGAAGGAACAAAGAAATACCGTAGGGAGAATTGAAGAGgacaaaaccgaatgcaaagaaaactttattgacggaaataatctaaactaatgaatgtTGAATTGTATCTAAGAACTAAatgataaaaactggatgattattctgaaaactaaggttatgatatataggaataatcctgcgtaacctctattcctaaacctaatcacaatgggctttggaattttcgatcttttaacttgcacAACAGCtcatggggtggtcgatcgaccactgaggtcagtcgatcatggtcgatcgatcactgaggtcagtcgatcgaccacaggcgctgtaGAGAATTGGATTCTGACGATTCCTTCAGCGcgcactgatcttaaaacagctgccatttcttcgttacttggtcaaatcaggcgttctacgcggcgttggaagctaagaggataagctttcacctccaattggaatcactcgattagaTACTCTAGAAcccgagatatagccatctgaataaggctgcaatgtcgagataaattctgacagtctatagaccatgtaggtcagtctatagactgcTGTAGCTGGTAATTCGCTTCTGAAGCTATCATAAAtgtgtctttcaggcctcgaaacgcgcacctagttcgcttcccgagtctttactccatgtcaaatgcaatgctaagtacttagggacggattcggctcgatttccgctggattcttcacatttctgcaatattatacaaaaacacgaaagtagaacgaaatagggaaaatagtagcataaactacataattgagctctgaaatgcgtgtaaaatagggtgtaaaacatcatataaatgacacgcatcaaacttccccaaaccaaacccttgcttgtccccaagcaagaactagactcgatcttaaaacctaatggaacaagttcaatctcagagcgaaatgcaacaatatacctaaaccaatttaatgctaaaaatcaacaatcaattagcaatatgaatcatgcaaatgagttatgaagtcgttaaaaactgctgaaccgtcaactatagagacttatcaaattggactctcatgggtcgctcatatcacacataagcacaggtgaaaatatgtaaaagatagaaagaagtaattttgtagtgacactcacctaactacgacctataagaacatgcctgcaatctaacatgaaaataatctctacaaccgtacatatgcattccaaccaaaccagtgaccatgacacatgccgaggtaaatgtggataagtgaggtaatgggtaagaagaggcaaaaatgaatttggataagaggagttaaagccaagctagtaactacatgtccaaattataacaacatctaaCTTCTTGCTCCAGATGAATCAATACAAAACGGTGCTAATGagtagcactaatctcacaatctccacaaaAAGTCAACtcccaaatgataataataaagcatgggagcaaaaatcgccatttgataaagactttgaattatgcgattttgatttttttttcttttttttttcttttcttccttcttttcatttttttcattttttttcttttttttttcaattctattttctcttactttctttcctcctttcaacattccaccaaccttctcatacagagcaatataaccaagatgcaataaacacatttccacaactaccaatactagctcggatagggtaggctaaataatggtatgtagcttatggg contains the following coding sequences:
- the LOC141639005 gene encoding uncharacterized protein LOC141639005, translated to MEKGREVWDLRMKSCGIKLQLQVGLGRRFVDSKSRCGRYGRNEWSSCPGKEYSIAKGYAWLHHSIPDIEWHHQVWNKWIVPKHSIIAWMYHHRGLNTKDKLFRLNIANDNLCCICGSEEETTQHLFFKCQYSKAVFALIREWTGYSLPETRDQDWRRNARLSRLKVGIINSILNAVTYHIWRQRNGSRHELQIQAPQVDKLRIGLAIDLLVSYCILVVVLFDLDSW